Genomic segment of Colletotrichum destructivum chromosome 5, complete sequence:
agCCGCACTCCATTCATATACCGGCTTGGACCCTTCCTAGCCTCGTCTCTCGCCTACCCTCTCCCTTGTCTCCCCTTTCGACTCCGATTTTCGTCAACGGCTTCGAATCTGCTACTGCCAActgccatcatcaacatgagTGCACAGAACGGCCTTCGAGTGGGTGACTCGTCCGACACCGACCTCGGAAACGAACAGCAGACGCGCGATGCTCCTTCCAAGCGGACCGTTGTCGATTGGCTCCGAGACGATGTCAACATCCGATACACCGATATCCCCGTCCTCGCCTGCTGTCTGGTGTCTGGTTTGTGCGACAGTGTAGCggtcaacgccgccggcgtcttcgtcagtATGCAAACAGGTCAGTCAAAAACTCTCTATACCTCCTCAGAGTATCGTGGCGTGATGCTAATCTAGCTATAAAAAAAGGCAACACCATCTTCATGGCCCTTGGCGCCTCACGTCTGCCGGCCGGCGAGCCGCTCCTCTGGCTCAAGTCTCTCAGCTCCATCGCCGCGTTCTGGCtcggctgcttcttcttctccaagtcGAGGCACATCCACCCCAAACGCAGAAGCACCCTCGCGCTCTCGTTTCTTCTCCAGGCGtccctcatcttcctcgccgccgccttcgcccaAACCCGTCTCATTGCCGACTTTGGGGCCACATCCGTCCAAGGTTCCGACTCAAACCACGAGTTCAAAACCTCCGAGAACCCTCTCGTCATGGTCccgctcgccctcctcgctTTTCAATTCGGTGGACAGATCGTCACCAGCAGGATCCTGGGCTACAACGAGGTCCCGACCAACGTGCTTACCAGCGTCTACTGCGATCTCCTCTCGGACCCCAAGCTCTTTGCGCCCCTCAAGGAAAATCCGAAGCGGAACAGGAGGTTCCTGGCCGTAGTTCTGCTTGTGTTGGGAGGCATCCTCGGCGGTTGGTTGCAGAGAAGCCAGGCTGGCATGCCCGGGGCGCTTTGGATCTCTGGTGCTGTTAAACTAATTATTGCAATCGCCTGGATGGGCTGGGCCAGTAACGAGCCAGCGGAAAGCAAGCTTGAGAAGGGTGTCGCAAAGTCATAAACGGAATCGGTTGCTTGTTCAAGGCTTGAGATGTCAGTGGGGGTGGCCAGGATTGTGGTTCAATTACCACCTCGCAGACTTGGTCGTAACGCGGGGGGAAGGATGCTGCGATAATACCCTTGAGTAAGAGGTGTCTTACTctacttttttttttccaacAGATGTTTTCAGCAGATATTGTTGATTGATGTTTCGCCCCAATGTTTTCGCGTGTTTCGAGTATCCAGTTAGGTTCCTCTTGGCTTTCCAACGGATGAGAATGCCACACTGAGCGGCTCATGCTGCCATCGTCTTTGACTTATCGAGATACCTTGAAGGCTATGTCGAACGCCACTCAAGATTCTTGGCACGGGTTCCTTTGGACGTCTCGAAAAAGTTCACCCTGACGGCTTCTGCACTATTCGCCATACTCAGGTAAGTTACGCATCACCATTCTTCCGGCAGCATATCCAGGTGAGAACGGCGACGAACAGCTAGGAACCGCCGTTTCGAGAAGAGTTGTCGATGTCTAAATATGCCCGGCATTTGTTCGGTTCGTAAACATTGAGTCATGGCTGACCGACTTTGGATCCATATGTAGTTTCCTGTCCTTGAATCTCTCCGCAAAGTTTCCTTGAGCCTTTGCGTCTCTTTCTAGCCGGAGAAGGTTCCTGCATCCGTGTAAGGATATTTCAGCCTGTCGATTCTTCGGCACTGATCAAGTTGTATAGGCTACCCGGGACATGGAGAAACCTCTAGCAAGGAACTTTCACTCGGGCATTGCTTTGGTTTAAGACTTTCCCACAAACCAAGCCTAATTCGTCCAACCTATCCTACACAGTCGATTCGTCAGCCCTGGCGTAACATCGATTCACGCACTACCGGACTGGCCTTCGAGGAAGTGTATCCCGCCGTGTTCCCAACATGAGAACCTAATTGGTAATCAGTGTAAGCTGGCACCTCAGATGGGGGTACTACAAATTCATTCCCCCTCACTAACCGAGCGTTGTAACTTCAATATCGCGACCGTAGCCGAGTCACAGCATTTCGGGGGGGCAAGCCACATCGTCAACGAGCCTTCCCCAATCGTCATGTCCGCCGTTGGGAACCAACCCGTCTCAAACCAGAACACCTGAACCACTGCCAGCTCATCAAGGCCACCTCGTCACCGGAAAGCACCCCTTGCATCCGAGCACAGCCTCTTTTTGTGCCTACGCTCTCACACATCTACACCACCAAAGATGTATGTACGATGTCATGACCTGGACTTCTCCCCCCTTGTCAACTTAGCACCGTCAAACCAGACTGGTCTCGGGGGTGAGAGGACAAGACAATTCCTGAGGTAAGACCCTGCAGCACCCGACCCAACTAGCAAActgggaggagggagaaggtGGCTGGAATCTAGGGGTCCATCCACAAGAGGCTAGACCGCCGGCATCAACAGGTCTCCAATTGGTCAACTCACCATGACCTCGACCCCTGTCTCCCATCCTGTCCGTCAGTCCTACCCTTGACGTCACCGACGAAGGTGATCTTTGACCGCCGATCGCGACAAACCTGTTTGGGGTCGCACAGCACCAACCACGACGCTGCCAAAGACTGATAGAGTCGCGGAGCTTTGGACTCCTTTCCTTCACTAAGGGGCGCCAGGAATGGGTGATGGAGAGCGTAGAGGGCTTTGGGATGACCACCTTGGCATCATTGTGCAGCAATAACCCATGCCAGATTGCCAACAAACAACCGCTGGCAGGATCTGTCTCGGCACGGGCGCCCGCCATGCAACGTACCTTACTTCACAACGTCAGCTCTCGAGGCCCCCTAGTGTCAAAAGACGAAGAGTGTAATGAGAACAACAAGCATGGGGAAGAAGGAATAGGAGGGGTGGTGGGCAGTCGAGACAGATATAACTGCTTCTCGTTCCCGCCCAGAGATTTCTCTTCCGCCTTATCCAGCATCCTAagccttcgccctcgtcacTGTCCACGCAATCACCATCCACAACCATCACTACCAAGCCCTACAAGGAACCCCTAGTCCATTCTTCCCTACCTCCCTCCCGGTCATATCCACTACATACCCAAATATAAAATAAAAATGCCATTCTTcggaggcggccgccgcgagccATCACCCGAACCTGTCCGGGAACCGACCCCACCACCGCCGGAGCCCCGTCGCCACGGCCTCTTCGGCTCCCGCCGTGAACCCTCCCCAGAGCccgtccaccaccaccaacccgTCGCCGAGCCCACGCCTCGGAAGCACGGTCTCTTCGGCTCCTCCCGCCGCGATCCCTCCCCGACGCCCACGACCCGcacctcggccacctcgcgCTCCTCCCTGTCGTCAACGACCTACCACACCTCACCCGACGGCCATCACCACaatggcgtcggcggtggtggggGAGGATCCATGTTCCGTCGCTCAACGGACGCGTcgtccggccgccgcggcatTCTACAGAAGTttggtggcgccggcggcgccgtagAGATGGACCCAAGTATTGTCCAGGCCCGCGAGCGTGTCATGGGCGctgaggccgccgagaaggaggcggacCGCGCCCTGCTTGCCGCCCGCGAGAGCGTCATCGCTGCAAGAGCCGAGGTGCGCAggctcgaggaagaggcgaaggaagaggcgaggcgggccaagatcaagcaGTACCACGCCCGCGAGGTTTCCAAGCGCGGCAAGGCCCTCGGCCGTACGTTTTCATCCCTGTCCCTTGCGCAATGTGTCGATGAAGCTAACAGAGCACCCTAGGCCACGGTGACTAAAATCCTTCACATCTTCGGTAGACATCTGAAGGAGGCAAACTGTCCACAATTTCCTTTTGTTCTTCATGAGGTCATGATTCATGTCATGGTGTACTGGCAACGAGACAGGAGTTAAACGCGAGCGAGATTAAATCCCCTTCTGCCTAGTGTATCTGTATTACTACTTCATCGCTCACTATACGAGCGATTGCGATGATTTTGGGGAATTTTGGAAGAAGATACTGTACTACTAGTCTAAAACCAAGACAGCTGGCTAAAATTTTTCATCATCCTCAATCCTGTTGTGAAATTTCCCCATTAAATAAACCACGGTGTGGATAATCCATCTGACAACACTTTGTGGTGGCATGACGCATAATCTCGCCTCCTGTGCTGCAGCCCAGACTTTCTGGACAGTGTCAGCCTGGAGCCACTGCGTTTGTCGTGGCCTGCATCGTTATACAACACGGAGCTTTGATCTGTCCAAGCCTGCTGTGCATACGCGGCTCGCAAGGCAACCGCTGATCTTGTCTTTAGTGCAGCGCAATTATGTGGTTAGCCCAAGGTTTTCGCTTCCTCGTAACTGATCCCAAGTGATCAGCCCGATCTCCAGTCCGACTGCAACGGGTCATCGACTGGCTCCGGGCTTCGGCTGCCGATCGGGGGTGTCCCCGGAAGCTCTTGGCCTGGACACCCGGCAAAGGCCACTCATTCCATCTCCAACTCATTCCCGCGCACAGGAGCGTAaacgaagacggcggcgccttgGTTTCTTAACGGGTCGCTCGTTGGGTTCCCGATATTCCAGAACCATACGCGAGCTGTCTTAGAGCTTGTGTCCGTGTATGGCCTTGCGAATCGTGACCCAAGCGTCCATGATTCCCAGATCACCAGCCAAAGAGGTTCAGTTCGGCTTGTACCTGGACGTTTGTTTTCATTAAGCATCATCTAGAGATAGCTTTTGATTGCTTATACAGGCCAATGAAAGAGTCTGGAGGGAGAGTGACTGCTGTTGCCATCCCCCGTCTGAGAAATCTAGTAGCCAGTCACATGCATGTGCCATCCTCCTGCCACCTACAGCACACCATTCCTCGGTGGCCATGCTGCCCGTCTTGTATACGCAGTAAAACCCGAAAGCGACAAGAGATGAAATGAAGCCTGCCCCCAACCCCGTATGTGCATTGAGAAGTGAAGCGGGTATTTACAAATTTGCTCAAAGGTGAGTGCTTGGTGCCCAGAGGTATCGAGAAAGTCGCGTCAACCACAAACGCATAAAGTGGCTGACGATGAAAGAGAAACATCGCGTCTGCCCAAGGAGCTGGACAAGCTGGAATAAAATAAAGTAGTCGGGTAATGCGAGGGGGTGCAAATTCGAGGTGGAAAGGACCAATCCGTGGGAACGCCGACGCCTGTCCGAGTAGTGCAACACTGAAAATGGTATTCCGATCCCGTCCGAAACAAGGTCCGCCCGTTCGATCGTGATCGTGACCGTGAGAAAGTGAAGAATGTCAAGAGCGCAAAATGCGCATGTTGGGGTGCGTGATTCGTTCACATGACGACGCACTGAGATTCCTCGCGATCCTTCTTGACACTGAGTGCGACGCGGGCGGCCTCAGTGAAGGCCTCGTTAACGCCGCGGTTGCGCATAGCGGAGCACTCTAGGTAGCGGAGGGCGTTGATGCGACGGGCGACCTCCAGACCTTGCTCATAGTTGATCATGGGACGTTTTTCGCGCTGctggccctcggcgccctcctcctcctcgttgtcgGCCTCGCGAAGATCGCACTTTAGGGCGACCAGAACGAGCTTGACGCCAGGGCAGTTGTCGGCGATCTCGCCAACCCACTTGCTCTCGACGTTCTCCAGGGAGTCTTTACTGTCGACGCTGTAGCAGAGCATGATCAAGTCGGTGTCATCTGCGCGTAGTCAGCTAGTGTTACTTGATCCGCCCTTGTGGATGACCCTACCGTAGGACAGGCTGCGGAGGCGGTCGAACTCCTCCTGGCCGGCAGTATCCCAGAGGGAAAGCTCGATGTGGACATTGTCAACAA
This window contains:
- a CDS encoding Putative small GTP-binding protein; its protein translation is MPLCGGSKTVQRKLVLLGDGACGKTSLLNVFTRGYFPTVYEPTVFENYVHDIFVDNVHIELSLWDTAGQEEFDRLRSLSYDDTDLIMLCYSVDSKDSLENVESKWVGEIADNCPGVKLVLVALKCDLREADNEEEEGAEGQQREKRPMINYEQGLEVARRINALRYLECSAMRNRGVNEAFTEAARVALSVKKDREESQCVVM